A DNA window from Hordeum vulgare subsp. vulgare chromosome 1H, MorexV3_pseudomolecules_assembly, whole genome shotgun sequence contains the following coding sequences:
- the LOC123413393 gene encoding high molecular mass early light-inducible protein HV58, chloroplastic-like yields the protein MATMVALSSFAVVGLSAARSPVVAPRRRTLVVRAQTEPDMDSAKETTSASTSPSPSPSTSPSPTPIPAAPKPMTKKANPSVWDALAFSGPAPERINGRLAMVGFVAALSVEAARGGGLLDQAGSGAGLGWFLATAGVFSLASLVPLLQGQSVESKSSGIWSADAELWNGRFAMLGLVALAATEFITGAPFVNI from the exons ATGGCGACCATGGTGGCTTTGAGCTCCTTCGCCGTTGTTGGCCTGTCCGCCGCCCGTTCTCCAGTGGTGGCCCCGCGCCGGCGCACCCTCGTCGTCAGGGCCCAGACCGAG CCTGACATGGACTCAGCCAAGGAGACGACGAGCGCGTCGacttccccctccccctccccgagcacgagcCCGTCCCCGACCCCGATCCCGGCAGCACCCAAGCCCATGACCAAGAAGGCTAACCCCTCGGTCTGGGACGCGCTCGCGTTCAGCGGCCCGGCGCCGGAGCGCATCAACGGCCGGCTGGCCATGGTAGGCTTCGTGGCGGCGCTGTCCGTCGAGGCGGCGCGTGGCGGTGGGCTCCTCGACCAGGCCGGCAGTGGCGCCGGGCTGGGCTGGTTCCTGGCGACCGCAGGGGTTTTCTCCCTAGCGTCGCTGGTGCCGCTGCTGCAGGGCCAGAGCGTGGAGAGCAAATCCAGCGGCATCTGGAGCGCCGACGCCGAGCTCTGGAACGGCCGCTTCGCTATGCTCGGCCTCGTCGCGCTCGCCGCCACCGAgttcatcaccggcgcgccgttcgTCAACATCTAA